One genomic region from Arthrobacter sp. YN encodes:
- a CDS encoding tetratricopeptide repeat protein — translation MSSPGYRPTPAAASQLNLRGAVDLSSLRRPAAPPAPPASASADGAARDGGTPNGDETSGGAGKAPLRVDATETNFQDLVQLSAQIPVLFLLWSRYAPESPAVLDAAERVVAGYAGRLVLAAADVDAFPQLAQAFQVQAVPTAVAVVKGQPVPLFQGPADDAQIKDLVEELLKVAAANGVTGSIGDTAAQGEEAEPEPLPPLHQAAIDAIEAGDYAGAAASYKQALLEQPADADAKAGLAQVELMARLENLSAPEAENLRDLAAREPDNLDAQLGVADLDVSGGHIEDAFSRIVTFIGRNFGPERETARVRLLELFEVVGTSDERVAKARQGLARVLF, via the coding sequence ATGAGTTCGCCCGGATACCGACCCACTCCAGCCGCTGCCAGCCAGCTCAATCTTCGCGGCGCCGTTGACCTCTCGTCACTGCGCCGCCCGGCCGCACCTCCCGCGCCGCCAGCCTCCGCTTCCGCGGACGGTGCTGCGCGCGACGGCGGAACCCCCAACGGTGATGAAACCAGTGGTGGCGCCGGCAAGGCACCCCTGAGGGTGGATGCCACCGAAACAAACTTCCAGGATTTGGTGCAGCTGTCTGCGCAGATTCCTGTTCTCTTCCTTCTCTGGTCGCGCTATGCACCGGAATCGCCCGCAGTCCTTGACGCCGCCGAGCGCGTGGTGGCGGGTTACGCCGGCCGGCTGGTTCTTGCCGCGGCCGACGTCGACGCCTTCCCGCAATTGGCTCAGGCTTTCCAAGTGCAGGCTGTCCCCACGGCGGTAGCCGTGGTGAAGGGCCAGCCTGTTCCTCTTTTCCAAGGTCCTGCCGATGACGCGCAGATCAAAGACCTCGTGGAGGAACTCCTCAAGGTAGCTGCCGCCAACGGCGTCACCGGAAGCATCGGGGACACCGCAGCCCAAGGTGAAGAGGCCGAGCCTGAGCCCCTCCCGCCCCTGCACCAGGCCGCCATTGACGCGATCGAGGCCGGTGACTACGCCGGAGCAGCTGCATCCTACAAGCAGGCACTCCTGGAACAGCCGGCCGACGCTGACGCCAAAGCCGGACTGGCCCAGGTTGAACTCATGGCCCGGTTGGAGAACCTCTCCGCTCCGGAGGCAGAGAACCTCCGCGACCTTGCCGCCCGGGAACCGGACAACCTTGACGCCCAGTTGGGCGTCGCCGACCTTGACGTTTCCGGCGGACACATCGAGGACGCCTTCAGCCGCATCGTCACGTTTATCGGCAGGAACTTCGGTCCGGAACGCGAGACCGCGCGCGTACGGCTCCTTGAGCTCTTCGAGGTCGTCGGAACTTCGGATGAGAGGGTAGCCAAGGCCCGTCAAGGACTCGCGAGGGTTCTTTTCTAG
- a CDS encoding isochorismatase family protein — MSRALIIVDVQNDFCEGGTLAVEGGAAVAGAITEYVDANQQHFDHIVATQDWHIEPGDHFSDDPDMVESWPPHCRARTKGAELHEDLDPEYIQAYFRKGQYTAAYSGFEGVLAPEDDVPTGDLKAGAAVAEVLDEDAIGLDDWLQSHDVEDVVVVGLATDYCVKSTALDAVQAGYNTTVIAGLTAGIADDLTDALDEMEAAGVDVERD; from the coding sequence ATGTCCCGCGCCCTGATCATCGTCGATGTCCAGAACGACTTCTGCGAGGGCGGCACGCTGGCCGTCGAAGGTGGTGCCGCCGTCGCCGGAGCCATCACCGAATACGTGGACGCCAACCAGCAGCACTTCGACCACATCGTGGCCACCCAGGATTGGCACATTGAACCGGGCGACCACTTCTCCGATGACCCCGACATGGTGGAGTCCTGGCCTCCGCACTGCCGTGCCCGGACCAAAGGTGCGGAGCTTCACGAAGACCTGGACCCCGAGTACATCCAGGCCTATTTCCGCAAAGGGCAATACACGGCGGCCTACTCCGGCTTTGAAGGTGTCCTCGCCCCCGAAGACGACGTTCCTACCGGAGACCTGAAGGCCGGGGCGGCCGTTGCCGAAGTCCTCGACGAGGATGCCATTGGCCTCGATGACTGGCTGCAAAGCCACGACGTCGAAGACGTGGTGGTGGTGGGCCTCGCCACCGACTACTGCGTCAAGTCAACGGCGCTCGATGCTGTGCAGGCCGGCTACAACACCACCGTCATCGCCGGGCTTACCGCCGGAATAGCCGATGACCTCACCGATGCGCTGGACGAAATGGAAGCAGCCGGCGTCGACGTCGAACGCGACTGA
- a CDS encoding DUF2017 domain-containing protein, with amino-acid sequence MAKAFKYGLKGITGFLEPAERDLLRGLLDDVISMLEQDVRQNEDPLAALIGLDMDVKQPSDRALLRLLPNVMKDDDGGSLEFRQLTERSVRENKIGALRAAAMGLDKDELVLTPEDATRWSMALNDVRLVLAERLDIRDEADAEHIHSMQDWSQAEDVESYLALVYNFTTWLQESLVQAMMAARQAKS; translated from the coding sequence GTGGCTAAGGCATTCAAGTACGGACTCAAGGGCATCACCGGATTCCTCGAACCCGCCGAGCGCGACCTCCTGCGCGGATTGTTGGACGACGTCATTTCCATGCTGGAGCAGGACGTACGCCAGAACGAGGACCCGTTGGCAGCACTTATCGGGTTGGACATGGACGTCAAGCAGCCCAGCGACCGCGCCCTGCTGCGGCTTCTGCCCAACGTCATGAAGGACGACGACGGCGGCTCGCTGGAGTTCCGGCAGCTCACCGAACGCTCTGTGCGGGAAAACAAGATCGGCGCCCTCAGGGCTGCGGCCATGGGACTGGATAAAGACGAGCTGGTCCTGACCCCGGAAGACGCCACCCGATGGTCCATGGCGCTGAACGATGTCCGCCTGGTCCTGGCCGAACGCCTGGACATTCGGGATGAAGCGGACGCGGAACACATCCACAGCATGCAGGACTGGAGCCAAGCCGAGGACGTAGAAAGCTACCTGGCCTTGGTCTACAACTTCACGACGTGGCTGCAGGAGTCCCTGGTGCAGGCCATGATGGCCGCAAGGCAGGCGAAATCCTGA
- the nagB gene encoding glucosamine-6-phosphate deaminase, which yields MEVVILPGTKQIGALAADAIEALVRRKPNAVLGLATGSSPLPVYDELARRYDAGGLDFSQAHGFALDEYVGLEAGHPESYREVIRREFTNRVNIKPENVHGPDGAAKDLEAACQDYEDAIKAVGGVDLQILGVGTDGHIGFNEPGSSLASRTRIKTLIEQTRKDNARFFDSIDDVPHHVVTQGLGTIMDARHVVLVATGAQKAQAVRDFVEGPVAAICAASILQMHPHATILVDEAAASSLKLADYYRHTYDNKPEWQGI from the coding sequence ATGGAAGTTGTCATTCTCCCTGGCACCAAGCAGATCGGTGCGCTTGCAGCCGATGCCATTGAAGCATTGGTCCGCCGTAAGCCGAATGCTGTGCTGGGCCTGGCTACGGGGTCCTCGCCGCTGCCTGTCTATGACGAACTCGCACGCCGCTACGATGCCGGAGGGCTGGACTTCAGCCAGGCGCACGGTTTCGCGTTGGACGAGTATGTTGGCCTCGAGGCCGGACACCCCGAGTCCTATCGCGAGGTGATCCGGCGCGAATTCACCAACAGGGTGAACATCAAGCCGGAGAATGTGCACGGCCCGGACGGCGCCGCCAAGGATCTGGAGGCAGCCTGCCAGGACTACGAGGATGCCATCAAGGCCGTCGGTGGCGTGGACCTCCAGATCCTGGGCGTCGGCACCGACGGGCACATCGGTTTCAACGAGCCGGGGTCATCCCTGGCGTCCCGGACGCGGATCAAAACACTGATTGAGCAGACCCGGAAGGACAACGCCCGCTTCTTCGACAGCATCGATGATGTTCCCCACCACGTCGTGACGCAGGGGCTGGGGACCATTATGGATGCCCGGCATGTGGTGCTGGTCGCAACGGGTGCCCAAAAGGCGCAGGCGGTGCGTGATTTCGTGGAAGGACCCGTGGCCGCAATTTGTGCCGCATCCATCCTCCAGATGCACCCCCACGCAACAATTCTGGTGGATGAGGCAGCCGCGTCATCGCTGAAATTGGCTGATTACTATCGGCACACGTACGACAACAAGCCGGAGTGGCAGGGCATCTAG
- a CDS encoding NADH:flavin oxidoreductase/NADH oxidase has translation MSSALFSPLQLRSLTIPHRGWVSPMCQYSCHAGTGEGVPNDWHLMHLGSFAAGGAALIMSEAAAVNAVGRISPLDAGLYSDEQAAGWERIVDFVHRHGAVDCRIGAQLAHAGRKASTYWPFAPQSGSVPSSDGGWGTVGPSTQPFDGYAAPAAMSEDDILAVVDDFAAAASRAVAAGFDTVEIHGAHGYLLHQFQSPLINTRTDRWGGNEEGRNKLMLTVVDAVRGVIPDSMPLLLRISATDWADGGVDAEASVRLARAAAGRGVDLVDVSSGGAVAHQKIKAVPGYQAGFAEQIRRDAGVPTGAVGLLTSAAQAEDIVANGRADAVFMARAALRDPHWWLRAAYELGHDISWVPQYQRAVPRHGF, from the coding sequence GTGTCGTCCGCGCTGTTCTCCCCGCTGCAGCTGCGTTCACTCACCATCCCGCACCGGGGATGGGTCTCGCCCATGTGCCAGTACAGCTGTCATGCCGGGACCGGAGAAGGCGTCCCCAACGACTGGCATCTGATGCACCTCGGGTCTTTCGCCGCAGGTGGCGCCGCTTTGATCATGAGCGAGGCCGCGGCGGTTAACGCTGTGGGAAGGATCAGTCCGTTGGACGCCGGACTGTACTCCGATGAGCAGGCCGCGGGCTGGGAACGCATTGTCGATTTTGTCCACCGGCATGGCGCAGTGGATTGCAGGATCGGTGCGCAGCTGGCCCACGCAGGGCGCAAGGCTTCGACGTACTGGCCGTTCGCTCCTCAGTCAGGTTCCGTGCCGTCGTCTGACGGCGGGTGGGGCACCGTTGGACCTTCCACCCAGCCGTTCGACGGCTATGCCGCACCGGCTGCCATGAGCGAGGACGACATCCTGGCCGTGGTGGACGACTTCGCCGCCGCGGCCTCACGGGCCGTTGCTGCGGGTTTTGACACCGTGGAGATCCACGGCGCCCACGGATATCTGTTGCACCAGTTCCAAAGCCCGCTCATCAACACCCGGACGGACAGATGGGGTGGAAACGAGGAGGGGCGGAACAAGCTCATGCTCACTGTGGTGGACGCGGTCCGCGGCGTCATCCCGGACTCCATGCCGCTCCTGTTGAGGATCTCCGCTACCGATTGGGCTGACGGGGGAGTGGACGCTGAGGCGTCAGTCCGCCTGGCACGAGCTGCTGCCGGTCGCGGCGTCGACCTCGTGGATGTCTCTTCCGGCGGCGCCGTGGCGCACCAGAAAATCAAGGCCGTGCCCGGCTACCAGGCCGGGTTCGCCGAACAGATAAGGCGCGACGCCGGTGTCCCCACTGGTGCGGTGGGGCTCCTCACCAGTGCTGCGCAGGCCGAGGACATCGTGGCCAACGGCAGGGCGGATGCCGTGTTCATGGCGCGGGCCGCCCTGCGCGATCCCCATTGGTGGCTGAGGGCTGCGTACGAACTCGGCCATGACATTTCCTGGGTTCCGCAATACCAGCGGGCCGTCCCCCGCCACGGCTTCTAG
- the murI gene encoding glutamate racemase has product MTSASGSPDGALGSDASISTGELVGTRPIGIFDSGVGGLTVARSIIDQLPNESILYVGDTANGPYGPLPIAEVRANALGVMDELVDSGVKLLTIACNSASAAVLRDARERYTARYGIPVIEVIQPAVRRAVSATRSGRIGVIGTSATVGSRAYEDTFAAAPDLTITSVACPAFVNFVEAGITTGPDLLAAANEYLEPLKHAGVDTVVLGCTHYPLLTGVISFVMGEDVTLVSSAEETAKDVYRALATHGIQRTESTTPSHEFIATGDAAQFETLARRFLGPEVLSVKHVDHVAAQYPTGSLARITPEMLEAARSGTGLSRRSYFVQPDRGLNGSAGTTLGRGL; this is encoded by the coding sequence ATGACTTCAGCATCGGGTTCACCAGACGGCGCCCTGGGCAGTGACGCCTCCATCAGCACGGGCGAACTCGTCGGGACGCGCCCGATCGGCATTTTCGACTCCGGAGTGGGTGGGTTGACCGTAGCGCGGTCCATCATCGATCAGCTCCCCAATGAGTCGATCCTCTACGTCGGTGACACGGCCAATGGCCCCTATGGTCCACTGCCCATCGCCGAGGTGCGTGCCAACGCCTTGGGCGTCATGGATGAATTGGTGGACTCTGGTGTGAAGTTGCTGACCATCGCCTGCAATTCGGCGTCGGCGGCTGTGCTCCGGGACGCGAGGGAACGTTATACGGCCCGCTATGGCATCCCGGTCATCGAGGTGATCCAGCCTGCAGTGCGGCGGGCTGTCTCGGCTACGCGTTCAGGCCGGATCGGTGTCATCGGAACCTCGGCCACCGTAGGATCGCGTGCCTACGAGGACACTTTTGCTGCAGCGCCGGACCTCACCATCACTTCCGTGGCATGCCCGGCGTTCGTGAACTTCGTGGAGGCCGGAATCACCACCGGCCCTGACCTGCTTGCCGCAGCCAACGAATACTTGGAACCGCTCAAGCACGCCGGCGTGGACACCGTGGTTCTGGGATGTACACACTACCCGCTGCTGACCGGCGTCATCTCCTTCGTGATGGGTGAGGACGTCACCTTGGTGTCCAGCGCCGAGGAGACCGCCAAGGACGTTTATCGCGCCTTGGCCACCCATGGCATCCAGCGGACGGAGTCCACCACGCCGAGCCATGAGTTCATCGCTACCGGGGATGCCGCCCAATTCGAGACACTGGCCCGACGTTTCCTGGGGCCGGAAGTGCTCTCCGTGAAGCATGTGGACCATGTAGCGGCGCAGTACCCCACAGGCAGCCTGGCCCGCATCACGCCCGAGATGCTGGAAGCCGCACGGTCTGGGACCGGTTTGTCCCGTCGCTCGTATTTCGTACAGCCGGACCGCGGCCTTAACGGCAGTGCAGGCACAACCCTGGGGCGTGGACTGTGA
- a CDS encoding DUF3039 domain-containing protein: MFGMTTLPPDPFENDPMRELSGAGTSTATIEREETRQEVEPGDRERFSHYVRKEKIMESALTGEPVIALCGKVWTPGRDPQKFPVCPECKEIYEGLRPGNDGGKNGGPGNSK; encoded by the coding sequence ATGTTTGGCATGACTACGCTTCCTCCGGATCCATTCGAAAACGACCCCATGCGCGAGCTTTCCGGAGCCGGAACGTCCACTGCCACCATTGAGCGCGAGGAAACGCGCCAGGAAGTGGAACCCGGCGACCGCGAGCGTTTTTCCCACTACGTCCGCAAGGAAAAGATCATGGAGTCGGCGTTGACCGGCGAGCCGGTCATTGCCTTGTGCGGCAAGGTCTGGACGCCGGGACGCGACCCCCAGAAGTTCCCGGTCTGCCCGGAGTGCAAGGAGATCTATGAGGGTCTCCGCCCCGGCAACGACGGTGGAAAAAACGGCGGCCCGGGCAACTCCAAGTAG
- a CDS encoding ABC transporter ATP-binding protein has product MTEPRHEPTPTSAPPQAAPTPPFPAPPQVPGLAPATQASEAPAASAPRAALSIRGLAKRFGDKIAVDGVSLEVPAGSFYGMVGPNGAGKTTTLSMATGLLRPDFGTALIHGVDVWARPLEAKKLMGVLPDGVRLFDRLTGEQLVTYSGLLRGMDRDVVGARVPELLAALDLEADAGSLVVDYSAGMTKKIALASALIHAPRLLVLDEPFESVDPVSAANIRGILEGYVASGGTVIVSSHVMDLVQRMCSHVAVVAGGRVLAAGSVDEVRDGSTLEERFVQLVGGGHRTEGLEWLRTF; this is encoded by the coding sequence ATGACGGAACCACGCCATGAACCCACGCCCACGTCCGCGCCGCCACAGGCGGCCCCGACTCCACCATTCCCCGCACCGCCACAAGTCCCCGGACTGGCCCCCGCAACCCAGGCCTCCGAGGCACCGGCTGCGTCAGCGCCTCGGGCTGCCTTGTCCATCCGTGGCCTGGCCAAGCGCTTCGGTGACAAGATCGCCGTGGATGGCGTCAGCCTGGAAGTGCCTGCCGGATCCTTTTACGGGATGGTCGGTCCCAACGGTGCAGGCAAGACCACCACGTTGTCCATGGCTACAGGTCTGCTGAGGCCGGATTTTGGCACAGCCTTGATCCATGGGGTCGACGTTTGGGCCCGCCCGTTGGAGGCCAAGAAGCTCATGGGTGTCCTGCCTGATGGTGTGCGCCTTTTTGACAGGCTGACGGGCGAGCAACTGGTGACGTACTCCGGACTCCTTCGCGGCATGGATCGTGACGTTGTTGGTGCACGTGTTCCTGAGTTGCTGGCTGCCCTTGACCTTGAGGCCGATGCCGGTTCGCTGGTGGTGGATTACTCCGCCGGCATGACCAAGAAAATCGCCTTGGCCTCCGCCCTCATCCATGCACCGCGTCTCCTTGTCCTTGATGAGCCGTTTGAGTCGGTGGACCCTGTGTCTGCTGCCAACATCCGCGGCATCCTGGAGGGATACGTCGCCTCCGGAGGAACGGTCATTGTTTCCAGCCATGTGATGGACCTCGTGCAGCGCATGTGCAGCCACGTTGCGGTGGTGGCTGGCGGACGCGTTCTGGCAGCGGGCTCCGTGGACGAAGTCCGCGATGGCTCGACGTTGGAGGAACGCTTCGTCCAGTTGGTGGGCGGCGGACACCGGACGGAGGGCCTGGAATGGTTGCGCACCTTCTAA
- the clpS gene encoding ATP-dependent Clp protease adapter ClpS yields MSPSVAYGTDIDERTKAAEQSATDVLTAPDIPWNLVIWNDPVNLMSYVSFVFQSYFGYSESKAHKLMMEVHKKGRSIVAHGSKEQVEQHAVAMHGFGLWATVEKAASGNETPGKGGRQRG; encoded by the coding sequence ATGAGCCCTAGCGTTGCGTATGGCACGGACATCGATGAGCGGACCAAAGCTGCAGAGCAGTCCGCCACCGATGTCCTGACAGCCCCTGATATCCCGTGGAACCTTGTGATCTGGAATGATCCCGTGAACCTGATGAGCTACGTGAGCTTTGTTTTCCAGAGTTACTTCGGCTATTCCGAGTCCAAAGCCCACAAGCTCATGATGGAGGTCCACAAAAAGGGCCGGTCCATCGTGGCCCACGGCAGCAAGGAACAAGTGGAGCAGCACGCGGTGGCCATGCACGGTTTTGGCCTGTGGGCCACTGTGGAGAAGGCTGCGAGCGGCAACGAAACACCCGGAAAGGGCGGCCGCCAGCGTGGCTAA
- a CDS encoding DEAD/DEAH box helicase translates to MTETLFGGPSLPPAYPERAAWGTAPKLRAWQQEALDLYMTRNPKDFLAVATPGAGKTTFALRIATTLLDSGVVNRITIVAPTDHLKRQWADAAAKVGIAIDPNFKNSDGQHGRGFVGVAVTYAQVASKPMLHRAKTEAARTLVILDEIHHGGEALSWGDGLREAFDPAARRLSLTGTPFRSDTSPIPFVEYAEDRDGIRRSKADYTYGYGNALRDHVVRPVLFMAYSGQMRWRTSAGDEMAASLGEAAVTKDITSQAWRTALNPTGEWIPAVLAAADKRLSEVRRTVPDAGGLVIATDHDDARAYAGQLKKITGQSPTVILSDDSKASSKIEEFSAGEQRWMVAVRMVSEGVDVPRLSVGVYATSTSTPLFFAQAVGRFVRARKRGETASVFLPSVPPLMILANTMEAERDHALDRPEKDEDGLFNPEENLMAEANREDKASDELTKGKFEALDSQASFDRVLFDGGEFGTGADIGSDDELDFLGIPGLLDAEQVGTLLRQRQHDQQSRKKRQSPLAAAAAPAVPDHRMLMDLRNELAKNVAAWAARTGTPHGVVHTKLREVCGGPAVAQANEEQLQARLRKLQDWFIGRK, encoded by the coding sequence ATGACAGAAACACTTTTCGGTGGCCCATCCCTGCCTCCGGCGTACCCGGAACGGGCCGCCTGGGGAACTGCGCCCAAGCTCCGTGCCTGGCAGCAGGAGGCCCTTGACCTCTACATGACGCGCAACCCGAAGGACTTCCTGGCCGTGGCGACGCCCGGCGCCGGTAAGACCACCTTCGCGCTGCGCATTGCCACCACACTGCTGGACAGTGGCGTGGTCAACCGGATCACCATCGTTGCTCCGACCGACCACCTGAAGCGGCAGTGGGCTGATGCCGCAGCCAAGGTGGGCATTGCGATCGATCCCAACTTCAAGAATTCCGACGGCCAGCATGGCCGTGGTTTTGTGGGTGTCGCGGTGACGTACGCGCAGGTGGCGAGCAAGCCCATGTTGCACCGCGCCAAGACTGAAGCGGCGCGCACCTTGGTCATCCTGGACGAAATCCACCACGGCGGTGAAGCGCTCTCCTGGGGCGATGGCCTCCGTGAGGCATTTGATCCGGCCGCACGGCGCCTGTCACTGACAGGTACCCCGTTCCGCTCGGATACCTCGCCCATTCCGTTTGTTGAATACGCTGAGGACCGGGACGGCATCCGGCGTTCCAAGGCCGACTACACCTACGGTTACGGCAACGCGCTGCGGGACCACGTGGTCCGCCCCGTGCTCTTCATGGCTTATTCGGGCCAGATGCGGTGGCGTACCAGCGCAGGTGACGAAATGGCGGCCTCGCTGGGTGAAGCTGCTGTTACCAAGGACATCACCTCCCAGGCGTGGCGCACGGCGTTGAACCCTACCGGCGAGTGGATCCCTGCCGTCCTCGCAGCTGCGGACAAGCGCCTCAGCGAGGTCAGACGGACGGTGCCGGACGCCGGTGGCCTGGTCATTGCCACGGACCACGACGACGCCCGGGCTTACGCGGGCCAGCTCAAGAAGATCACGGGCCAGTCGCCCACAGTGATTCTTTCGGACGACTCCAAGGCTTCGAGCAAGATCGAGGAATTCTCCGCGGGAGAACAGCGCTGGATGGTTGCGGTCCGCATGGTGTCCGAAGGCGTTGACGTCCCCCGCCTTTCTGTCGGCGTCTATGCCACCTCCACCTCCACGCCGTTGTTTTTCGCGCAGGCCGTGGGACGTTTCGTGCGTGCCCGCAAGAGGGGCGAGACGGCGTCGGTCTTCCTGCCGTCCGTGCCGCCGCTGATGATCCTCGCCAACACCATGGAGGCAGAGCGTGACCACGCTTTGGACCGCCCGGAGAAGGACGAGGACGGTCTCTTCAATCCAGAAGAGAACCTCATGGCCGAGGCCAACCGCGAGGACAAAGCGTCGGACGAGCTCACCAAGGGCAAGTTCGAAGCACTGGACTCCCAGGCGTCGTTTGACCGCGTCCTCTTTGATGGCGGCGAGTTCGGCACGGGAGCGGATATCGGTTCCGATGATGAACTGGACTTCCTGGGCATTCCCGGGCTCCTCGACGCCGAGCAAGTGGGAACGCTGCTGCGTCAACGCCAGCACGATCAGCAGTCGCGCAAGAAACGCCAGTCACCGCTGGCGGCTGCGGCTGCACCCGCTGTGCCTGACCACCGGATGCTCATGGATCTCCGGAACGAGTTGGCCAAGAACGTCGCTGCGTGGGCTGCCCGTACCGGCACCCCGCACGGAGTAGTGCACACCAAACTTCGTGAGGTGTGTGGTGGCCCGGCGGTGGCGCAGGCCAATGAGGAGCAGTTGCAGGCCCGCCTGCGCAAGCTCCAGGATTGGTTCATCGGCAGGAAATAG
- a CDS encoding nicotinate phosphoribosyltransferase → MYTDHYELTMLQAALHSGAAHRRSVFEAFARRLPDGRRYGVVGGTGRLLEGIADFRFGDTELAFLEQNKVVNQETLDYLADYKFSGDIWGYAEGDAYFPNSPILIVESTFAEACILETYILSVLNHDSAIASAASRMTSAAGTRPCIEMGSRRTQEESATAAARAAVIAGFASTSNLEAGRRYGIKTVGTAAHSFTLLHDTEREAFQAQIAAFGPGTSLLVDTYDVEAAVRTAVELAGDKLGAVRLDSGDLIAQAQWVRQLLDDLGNVNTRIVVTSDLDEFAIAALQSAPVDSYGVGTSLVTGSGAPTASMVYKLVSRTNDSGDFISVAKAAKNKTSVGGRKYALRKLNERGRATQEVVGIGHRPEDDGNDRVLLHQFVKNGEVLPGWTGPEGVIRAKEQHAATMAELPAVVNRLQRGEAAIPTVYEEN, encoded by the coding sequence TTGTACACAGACCACTACGAACTGACGATGCTTCAGGCCGCTTTGCATTCCGGCGCCGCGCATCGCCGTTCGGTCTTCGAAGCCTTCGCCCGGCGGCTGCCGGACGGGCGGCGCTATGGCGTGGTGGGCGGCACCGGCCGCCTGCTGGAGGGGATCGCCGACTTCCGCTTCGGCGACACCGAGCTCGCATTCCTTGAGCAGAACAAGGTGGTCAACCAGGAAACCCTGGACTATCTGGCCGACTACAAGTTCAGCGGCGACATCTGGGGCTACGCCGAAGGCGACGCCTATTTCCCCAACTCCCCCATCCTGATCGTGGAATCCACCTTCGCAGAAGCCTGCATCCTGGAGACCTACATCCTGTCCGTCCTCAACCACGACAGCGCCATTGCATCCGCCGCTTCACGCATGACCTCGGCCGCGGGCACCCGCCCGTGCATCGAGATGGGCTCCCGGCGGACCCAGGAGGAATCGGCGACGGCGGCCGCCCGCGCCGCTGTGATAGCCGGCTTCGCCAGCACCTCCAACCTGGAGGCCGGACGACGCTACGGCATCAAGACCGTGGGCACCGCGGCGCACTCCTTCACCCTCCTGCACGACACCGAGCGGGAGGCCTTCCAAGCGCAGATCGCGGCTTTCGGACCCGGGACCTCATTGTTGGTGGACACCTACGACGTCGAGGCAGCGGTCCGCACTGCGGTGGAACTCGCCGGCGACAAACTCGGCGCCGTGCGCCTGGACTCGGGTGACCTGATTGCACAGGCCCAGTGGGTACGGCAGTTGCTCGATGACCTCGGCAACGTCAACACCAGGATTGTGGTGACCTCGGACCTCGACGAGTTCGCCATCGCCGCACTGCAGTCCGCCCCAGTGGACTCCTACGGCGTCGGCACCTCGTTGGTGACAGGCTCCGGCGCCCCGACTGCCAGCATGGTCTACAAGCTGGTCAGCCGCACCAACGATTCCGGTGATTTCATCTCCGTGGCCAAAGCCGCCAAGAACAAAACCAGCGTGGGCGGACGTAAATACGCCCTCCGCAAGCTCAATGAGCGAGGCCGCGCCACCCAGGAGGTCGTGGGCATCGGACACCGTCCCGAAGACGACGGCAACGACCGCGTGCTGCTTCACCAATTCGTCAAGAACGGCGAGGTATTGCCGGGCTGGACCGGCCCGGAAGGCGTCATTCGGGCCAAGGAACAGCACGCGGCCACCATGGCCGAACTGCCCGCCGTCGTCAACCGCCTCCAGCGCGGCGAGGCCGCCATCCCCACCGTTTACGAGGAGAACTGA